In Phacochoerus africanus isolate WHEZ1 chromosome 14, ROS_Pafr_v1, whole genome shotgun sequence, one genomic interval encodes:
- the SGSH gene encoding N-sulphoglucosamine sulphohydrolase isoform X2 yields MGRREPVGWVLLLALGLCCAQGGRRRNVLLILADDGGFESGAYNNSAITTPHLDALARRSIVFRNAFTSVSSCSPSRASLLTGLPQHQNGMYGLHQDVHHFNSFDRVQSLPLLLGRAGVRTGIIGKKHVGPEAVYPFDFAHTEENDSILQVGRNITRMKLLVRKFLQTQDDRPFFLYVAFHDPHRCGHSQPQYGAFCEKFGNGESGMGWIPDWTPQTYSPQDVQVPYFVPDTPAARADLAAQYTTIGRMDQGIGLVLQELRGAGVLNDTLVIFTSDNGVPFPSGRTNLYWPGAAEPLLVSSPEHPQRWGQVSEAYVSLLDLTPTVLDWFSIPYPHYAIFGSKTVQLTGRSLLPALEAEPLWTTVFGSQSHHEVTMSYPMRSVQHQDFRLVHNLHFRLPFPIDQDFYVSPTFQDLLNRTVAGQPTGWYKDLHRYYYRERWELYDRSRDPHETQNLAADPRYAQVLELLQTQLAKWQWDTHDPWVCAPDGVLEEKLSPQCRPLHNEL; encoded by the exons atggGCCGTCGGGAGCCGGTGGGCTGGGTGCTGCTCCTGGCACTGGGGCTCTGCTGTGCGCAAGGGGGGCGCCGCCGGAACGTGCTGCTGATCCTCG CGGACGATGGAGGCTTTGAGAGTGGCGCCTACAACAACAGTGCCATCACCACCCCTCACCTGGACGCCTTGGCCCGCCGCAGCATCGTCTTCCGCAATGCCTTCACCTCCGTCAGCAGCTGCTCTCCCAGCCGTGCCAGCCTCCTCACTGGCCTGCCCCAG CATCAGAACGGAATGTATGGCCTGCACCAGGACGTCCACCACTTCAACTCCTTTGACCGGGTGCAGAGCCTGCCGCTGCTGCTGGGCCGAGCTGGTGTTCGCACAG GCATCATTGGGAAGAAGCACGTGGGACCAGAGGCCGTGTACCCGTTTGACTTCGCGCACACGGAGGAGAATGACTCCATCCTCCAGGTGGGGCGCAACATCACGCGGATGAAACTGCTGGTCCGGAAGTTCCTGCAGACTCAGGACGACAG GCCTTTCTTCCTCTATGTCGCCTTCCACGACCCGCACCGCTGCGGGCACTCCCAGCCGCAGTACGGGGCCTTCTGTGAGAAGTTTGGCAATGGGGAGAGTGGCATGGGGTGGATCCCAGACTGGACCCCCCAGACCTACAGCCCGCAGGATGTGCAG gtGCCTTACTTCGTCCCTGACACCCCAGCAGCCCGAGCTGACCTGGCCGCTCAGTATACCACCATCGGCCGGATGGACCAAG GGATTGGACTCGTGCTCCAGGAGCTGCGTGGAGCAGGCGTCCTGAATGACACCCTGGTCATCTTCACATCTGACAACGGGGTCCCCTTCCCCAGCGGCAGGACCAACCTGTACTGGCCAGGCGCCGCTGAGCCCTTGCTGGTGTCGTCCCCAGAGCACCCGCAACGCTGGGGCCAGGTCAGCGAGGCCTACGTGAGCCTCCTAG ACCTCACGCCCACCGTCTTGGACTGGTTCTCCATCCCCTACCCCCACTATGCCATCTTTGGCTCCAAGACTGTCCAGCTCACCGGCCGGTCCCTCCTGCCAGCCCTGGAGGCGGAACCCCTCTGGACCACGGTCTTCGGCAGCCAGAGCCACCACGAGGTCACCATGTCCTACCCCATGCGCTCTGTGCAGCACCAGGACTTCCGCCTCGTGCACAACCTCCACTTCAGGCTGCCCTTTCCCATCGACCAGGACTTCTACGTCTCACCCACCTTCCAGGATCTCCTGAATCGCACGGTGGCTGGCCAGCCCACGGGCTGGTACAAGGACCTGCACCGCTACTACTACCGGGAGCGCTGGGAGCTCTATGACCGGAGCCGGGATCCCCACGAGACCCAGAACCTGGCTGCCGACCCGCGCTATGCCCAGGTTCTGGAGCTGCTTCAGACCCAGCTGGCCAAGTGGCAGTGGGACACCCACGACCCTTGGGTGTGTGCCCCTGACGGGGTGCTGGAGGAGAAGCTCTCTCCTCAGTGCCGGCCGCTCCACAACGAGCTGTGA
- the SGSH gene encoding N-sulphoglucosamine sulphohydrolase isoform X1, whose protein sequence is MGRREPVGWVLLLALGLCCAQGGRRRNVLLILADDGGFESGAYNNSAITTPHLDALARRSIVFRNAFTSVSSCSPSRASLLTGLPQHQNGMYGLHQDVHHFNSFDRVQSLPLLLGRAGVRTGIIGKKHVGPEAVYPFDFAHTEENDSILQVGRNITRMKLLVRKFLQTQDDRPFFLYVAFHDPHRCGHSQPQYGAFCEKFGNGESGMGWIPDWTPQTYSPQDVQVPYFVPDTPAARADLAAQYTTIGRMDQGIGLVLQELRGAGVLNDTLVIFTSDNGVPFPSGRTNLYWPGAAEPLLVSSPEHPQRWGQVSEAYVSLLDLTPTVLDWFSIPYPHYAIFGSKTVQLTGRSLLPALEAEPLWTTVFGSQSHHEVTMSYPMRSVQHQDFRLVHNLHFRLPFPIDQDFYVSPTFQDLLNRTVAGQPTGWYKDLHRYYYRERWELYDRSRDPHETQNLAADPRYAQVLELLQTQLAKWQWDTHDPWVSTRPLILEGSPSDEFHPGVCVHRARPSF, encoded by the exons atggGCCGTCGGGAGCCGGTGGGCTGGGTGCTGCTCCTGGCACTGGGGCTCTGCTGTGCGCAAGGGGGGCGCCGCCGGAACGTGCTGCTGATCCTCG CGGACGATGGAGGCTTTGAGAGTGGCGCCTACAACAACAGTGCCATCACCACCCCTCACCTGGACGCCTTGGCCCGCCGCAGCATCGTCTTCCGCAATGCCTTCACCTCCGTCAGCAGCTGCTCTCCCAGCCGTGCCAGCCTCCTCACTGGCCTGCCCCAG CATCAGAACGGAATGTATGGCCTGCACCAGGACGTCCACCACTTCAACTCCTTTGACCGGGTGCAGAGCCTGCCGCTGCTGCTGGGCCGAGCTGGTGTTCGCACAG GCATCATTGGGAAGAAGCACGTGGGACCAGAGGCCGTGTACCCGTTTGACTTCGCGCACACGGAGGAGAATGACTCCATCCTCCAGGTGGGGCGCAACATCACGCGGATGAAACTGCTGGTCCGGAAGTTCCTGCAGACTCAGGACGACAG GCCTTTCTTCCTCTATGTCGCCTTCCACGACCCGCACCGCTGCGGGCACTCCCAGCCGCAGTACGGGGCCTTCTGTGAGAAGTTTGGCAATGGGGAGAGTGGCATGGGGTGGATCCCAGACTGGACCCCCCAGACCTACAGCCCGCAGGATGTGCAG gtGCCTTACTTCGTCCCTGACACCCCAGCAGCCCGAGCTGACCTGGCCGCTCAGTATACCACCATCGGCCGGATGGACCAAG GGATTGGACTCGTGCTCCAGGAGCTGCGTGGAGCAGGCGTCCTGAATGACACCCTGGTCATCTTCACATCTGACAACGGGGTCCCCTTCCCCAGCGGCAGGACCAACCTGTACTGGCCAGGCGCCGCTGAGCCCTTGCTGGTGTCGTCCCCAGAGCACCCGCAACGCTGGGGCCAGGTCAGCGAGGCCTACGTGAGCCTCCTAG ACCTCACGCCCACCGTCTTGGACTGGTTCTCCATCCCCTACCCCCACTATGCCATCTTTGGCTCCAAGACTGTCCAGCTCACCGGCCGGTCCCTCCTGCCAGCCCTGGAGGCGGAACCCCTCTGGACCACGGTCTTCGGCAGCCAGAGCCACCACGAGGTCACCATGTCCTACCCCATGCGCTCTGTGCAGCACCAGGACTTCCGCCTCGTGCACAACCTCCACTTCAGGCTGCCCTTTCCCATCGACCAGGACTTCTACGTCTCACCCACCTTCCAGGATCTCCTGAATCGCACGGTGGCTGGCCAGCCCACGGGCTGGTACAAGGACCTGCACCGCTACTACTACCGGGAGCGCTGGGAGCTCTATGACCGGAGCCGGGATCCCCACGAGACCCAGAACCTGGCTGCCGACCCGCGCTATGCCCAGGTTCTGGAGCTGCTTCAGACCCAGCTGGCCAAGTGGCAGTGGGACACCCACGACCCTTGG gttTCCACGAGGCCGCTGATCTTGGAGGGCTCCCCGAGTGACGAGTTTCATCCTGGGGTCTGCGTGCACAGAGCGCGCCCTTCTTTTTGA